A window of the Bdellovibrio sp. ZAP7 genome harbors these coding sequences:
- a CDS encoding transposase: MKKHLMTALFAVVSGFLLQACSPAGSLISHQRDADFYSQFVNSSADWPQAENKIDELKVMQTGSEYPMRYVFFDNGKFYYQVDRLGTGEGVWSIQKGALIATAQRTIFAMELAISAASDKGNETLVRFYDRHGLNSINIKLRDPQVIKAQGKVPTELRKFTRSEKNI, translated from the coding sequence ATGAAAAAACATCTAATGACGGCTTTATTTGCTGTGGTTTCTGGTTTCTTGCTTCAAGCATGTTCGCCTGCGGGCTCTTTGATTTCTCATCAAAGAGATGCGGACTTCTATAGCCAATTCGTAAATTCATCAGCTGATTGGCCACAAGCTGAAAACAAGATTGATGAACTTAAGGTGATGCAAACGGGTTCCGAGTATCCGATGCGCTATGTGTTCTTTGATAACGGGAAATTCTATTATCAGGTTGATAGATTGGGAACAGGCGAAGGCGTTTGGTCCATTCAAAAAGGCGCTTTGATTGCAACAGCTCAGCGTACAATTTTTGCGATGGAACTTGCGATTTCAGCAGCAAGCGACAAAGGTAACGAGACATTGGTGCGATTTTATGACCGTCACGGTTTAAATTCGATTAACATCAAGTTACGTGATCCACAGGTGATCAAGGCTCAAGGTAAAGTGCCGACCGAGCTCAGAAAATTCACTCGTTCAGAAAAGAACATTTAA
- a CDS encoding NAD(P)-dependent alcohol dehydrogenase: MIKAKAYAAPSAKAPLAPFSFERRELRDNDVHIEIHYCGVCHSDVHQVRDEWGRGSFPMVPGHEIVGNVIAVGAKVKKFKVGDLAGVGCMVDSCLDCASCKEGLEQFCERGFVGTYNSKEKDGSPTFGGYSNSIVTREEFCLSIPKNLSLAATAPLLCAGITTYSPLRHWKISKGQKVGIVGLGGLGHMGVKFANAMGANVTVFTTSSSKVEDAKRLGAHEVIISKDMAQMRAHMGTFDFILDTVSAPHDYNLYLSLLRRDGNMVLVGLPETPPTLAAGALIMGRRKLGGSLIGGIQETQEMLDFCAKHDIVSDIEMIPIQQINVAYERMIKSDVKYRFVIDMKSLA; the protein is encoded by the coding sequence ATGATTAAAGCAAAAGCGTATGCAGCGCCGTCTGCAAAAGCACCTCTGGCTCCGTTCAGTTTTGAGCGCCGCGAACTTCGCGATAATGATGTTCACATTGAAATTCATTATTGCGGCGTTTGCCACTCTGATGTTCACCAGGTACGCGACGAGTGGGGGCGCGGAAGTTTCCCCATGGTTCCCGGTCACGAAATTGTCGGCAACGTTATTGCCGTCGGTGCAAAAGTCAAAAAATTCAAAGTCGGTGATTTAGCGGGCGTTGGATGCATGGTGGATTCATGTTTAGACTGCGCTTCGTGCAAGGAAGGTCTTGAACAATTCTGTGAACGAGGTTTTGTTGGAACTTACAACAGCAAAGAGAAAGATGGATCGCCCACTTTCGGTGGTTATTCCAATTCCATTGTTACTCGCGAAGAATTTTGTTTAAGTATTCCCAAAAATTTAAGCTTGGCAGCAACAGCTCCGTTATTGTGCGCAGGCATAACTACTTATTCACCCCTTCGTCACTGGAAAATATCAAAAGGCCAAAAAGTTGGTATCGTGGGTTTAGGTGGTTTGGGTCATATGGGTGTAAAATTCGCAAATGCTATGGGCGCAAATGTTACGGTGTTCACCACTTCATCTTCGAAAGTCGAAGATGCAAAACGCCTAGGTGCACACGAAGTCATTATCTCTAAAGACATGGCGCAAATGCGTGCTCATATGGGAACTTTTGATTTCATCTTGGATACGGTGTCGGCTCCTCACGATTACAATCTTTACTTAAGCTTACTTCGTCGTGACGGCAATATGGTGCTGGTGGGCTTACCAGAGACTCCCCCGACATTGGCAGCTGGGGCATTGATCATGGGGCGCAGAAAATTGGGCGGTTCTTTGATTGGTGGAATTCAGGAAACTCAAGAGATGTTGGACTTCTGCGCCAAGCACGACATCGTTTCCGACATTGAGATGATTCCGATTCAGCAAATCAACGTCGCCTATGAACGCATGATCAAAAGCGACGTTAAATATCGCTTCGTGATCGATATGAAATCTCTTGCCTAG
- a CDS encoding peptidylprolyl isomerase: MKIQVSHILVQHSYEAEDILRALKDGKDFAELARKFSKCSSAAEGGNLGVFSEGRLDPDFEETAFSLKVGQTTTKPIRTRFGYHIIRRTA, encoded by the coding sequence ATGAAAATTCAGGTGAGTCACATTCTCGTTCAACATTCTTATGAAGCCGAAGATATTTTGCGCGCATTGAAAGATGGCAAAGACTTTGCCGAACTTGCACGCAAGTTTTCGAAATGCTCTTCTGCGGCAGAGGGTGGCAATTTAGGAGTGTTCTCAGAAGGAAGACTGGACCCGGATTTCGAAGAAACTGCGTTTTCTTTGAAAGTGGGCCAAACCACGACTAAACCAATTCGTACGCGATTTGGGTATCACATAATTCGCCGAACGGCATAG
- a CDS encoding DMT family transporter, translating to MNFLLYAICTLIWGSTWLVITFQVDSASPIASVFWRFTLGAFLLLSYCLLTKKKLTYSKSDHLTFMTMGIFMFSVNYMLVYWSETMVSSGIAAICFTVIVPYNMIGMRLFFKKPITPKVIAGSLLGGAGIILIFINEILGLHANERTIMGLVIGLIATLSASAGNMLSQKSYRKSVPVVVSNTWGMLYGSAFTLLVGVVLQHSFAIPLTTKYLSSLLYLSLFGSVFAFGAYLSLAGRIGAERAAYSGVISPVIALTLSSMYEDFKWTPYIVTGVALCLLGNILTLYSPKTTKLAD from the coding sequence ATGAATTTCCTTCTATATGCAATATGCACTCTTATCTGGGGTTCTACTTGGCTGGTTATCACTTTTCAGGTGGATTCGGCTTCCCCTATTGCTTCCGTTTTCTGGCGCTTCACCTTAGGCGCATTTCTGCTACTCAGTTACTGCCTGCTAACTAAGAAGAAACTGACTTACAGTAAATCGGATCATTTGACGTTCATGACTATGGGTATTTTTATGTTCTCAGTGAACTATATGCTGGTTTATTGGTCCGAAACCATGGTGAGTTCAGGAATCGCTGCGATCTGTTTTACAGTCATCGTCCCATACAACATGATCGGCATGAGATTATTCTTTAAAAAACCCATTACTCCTAAAGTGATTGCGGGATCCCTGCTTGGTGGAGCGGGAATCATTTTAATCTTTATCAATGAGATTTTAGGTTTACATGCCAACGAGCGCACCATCATGGGCTTGGTCATTGGACTGATCGCAACCCTATCGGCTTCGGCGGGCAATATGTTGTCGCAGAAATCCTATCGGAAATCAGTTCCGGTCGTGGTTTCAAACACTTGGGGTATGCTGTATGGAAGCGCCTTTACGTTACTAGTCGGCGTGGTGTTGCAACATAGCTTTGCGATTCCTTTAACCACGAAATATCTGAGCTCTTTGCTTTATCTCTCATTATTCGGATCAGTCTTTGCTTTTGGAGCTTACTTGTCTTTAGCAGGAAGAATTGGGGCTGAAAGAGCCGCCTATTCAGGAGTCATTTCTCCGGTCATCGCGCTGACTCTTTCAAGTATGTATGAGGACTTTAAGTGGACTCCCTATATCGTCACGGGAGTCGCACTTTGCCTTTTAGGAAATATTCTGACGCTGTATTCGCCAAAAACTACCAAGTTGGCGGATTGA
- a CDS encoding glycine cleavage system protein H produces MASDDVRNYMGYLWYRQEDGVITIGINEDGLEDFESISTVDLPAEQEEVDTETVIGSIETSDGPLDIYSPVDGTVIEVNTSVIDDPSLIMEDPYEEGWLVRIESSDDVDDEDEDEDDEDDDDDDEDDDEDYDDEDED; encoded by the coding sequence ATGGCATCAGATGACGTAAGAAATTATATGGGCTATTTGTGGTACCGCCAAGAAGATGGCGTGATCACAATTGGTATCAACGAAGATGGACTTGAGGATTTCGAATCTATCAGCACTGTGGACCTTCCGGCTGAACAAGAGGAAGTGGACACTGAAACTGTGATCGGATCTATCGAAACCAGCGACGGTCCTTTGGATATTTATTCTCCAGTTGATGGAACTGTTATCGAAGTGAACACGTCAGTGATCGACGATCCGTCTCTTATCATGGAAGACCCTTACGAAGAGGGTTGGTTGGTTCGCATCGAATCGAGCGACGATGTCGACGATGAAGATGAGGACGAAGATGATGAAGACGACGACGATGATGACGAAGACGATGATGAGGATTATGACGACGAGGACGAAGACTAG
- the glnA gene encoding type I glutamate--ammonia ligase, with amino-acid sequence MTAKEALKFAHEKGAKMVDLKFCDMIGTWQHLTIPLHQLEEESFENGFGFDGSSIRGWKGIEESDMIIRPDAKTAMMDPFMEMPTLSLICDVCLPETLQPYDRDPRQIVKKAIAYMQSTGIADTAYFGPEAEFFIFDDVRFEQTSNSAFYTVDSNEAVWNTGRDEGGGNLGYKIRSKEGYFPALPTDTLQDIRSEICAEMELCGMRVERHHHEVASAGQCEINFQYDTALNMGDKMMWFKYIVKNVCMRHGKTATFMPKPIFGDNGSGMHIHMSLWKDGKNLFAGNKYAGLSEMALHYIGGVLKHAPALCGIINPTTNSYKRLVPGFEAPTKLAYSFKNRSAAMRIPNSGPNPKAKRIEFRTPDPTANIYLAEAAILMAGLDGIINKINPGDPLDKDIYGLPPQEAALIPSVPGTLEESLANLMKNCSFLKKGDVFSDDLIETWVQYKIDKEVRPVQQRPVPYEFHLYYDC; translated from the coding sequence ATGACTGCGAAGGAAGCTTTAAAATTCGCCCACGAAAAAGGCGCGAAGATGGTAGATCTCAAGTTCTGTGACATGATCGGAACTTGGCAACATTTAACAATTCCTCTTCACCAGCTTGAAGAAGAATCTTTTGAAAATGGATTTGGCTTTGACGGAAGCTCGATTCGTGGCTGGAAGGGCATCGAAGAGTCTGACATGATTATCAGACCTGATGCTAAAACAGCGATGATGGATCCGTTTATGGAAATGCCGACGTTGTCATTGATTTGCGATGTTTGCTTGCCAGAGACTCTTCAACCATATGATCGTGACCCACGTCAGATCGTTAAAAAAGCAATCGCCTACATGCAGTCAACAGGCATTGCTGACACAGCTTACTTCGGACCTGAAGCTGAATTCTTTATCTTTGATGATGTACGCTTTGAACAAACTTCGAACTCTGCATTCTATACAGTCGACAGTAATGAAGCTGTATGGAACACAGGTCGCGATGAAGGCGGCGGCAATCTTGGATACAAAATCCGCTCTAAAGAAGGATATTTCCCGGCCCTTCCAACAGATACCCTGCAAGATATCCGCTCTGAAATTTGCGCAGAGATGGAACTTTGTGGCATGCGCGTAGAACGCCATCACCACGAAGTAGCTTCCGCTGGTCAATGTGAAATCAATTTCCAATACGACACAGCTTTGAACATGGGCGACAAAATGATGTGGTTCAAATACATCGTGAAAAACGTTTGTATGCGCCACGGAAAAACAGCGACTTTCATGCCAAAACCAATCTTCGGCGACAACGGTTCTGGTATGCACATCCACATGTCTCTGTGGAAAGACGGTAAAAATCTTTTTGCAGGCAACAAATACGCAGGTTTGTCTGAAATGGCGCTGCACTACATCGGTGGCGTGTTGAAACATGCTCCAGCTTTGTGTGGTATCATCAATCCTACGACAAACTCTTATAAACGTTTGGTTCCGGGCTTTGAGGCTCCAACGAAATTGGCTTACAGCTTTAAAAACCGTTCAGCGGCGATGCGTATTCCAAACTCTGGTCCAAATCCTAAGGCAAAACGTATTGAGTTCCGTACGCCAGATCCAACTGCGAACATTTACTTGGCAGAGGCTGCTATTTTGATGGCTGGCTTAGATGGTATCATTAATAAGATCAATCCAGGCGACCCACTGGATAAAGATATCTATGGATTGCCACCACAAGAAGCCGCTTTGATCCCATCAGTTCCAGGAACTTTAGAAGAATCCCTGGCTAATTTGATGAAAAATTGCAGCTTCTTGAAAAAAGGCGATGTTTTCAGCGACGACTTGATTGAAACTTGGGTGCAGTACAAAATCGACAAAGAAGTTCGTCCAGTACAGCAAAGACCAGTTCCTTACGAGTTCCACTTGTACTACGATTGTTAA
- a CDS encoding P-II family nitrogen regulator, protein MKKIEAIIKPFKLDDVVDALSEVGIEGITVSEVRGFGRQKGRTEVYKGAEYVVDFLPKIKLEVVLPAALVDSAVEAIRKTAHTGKIGDGKIFVLPVESALRIRTGEKNEEAL, encoded by the coding sequence ATGAAAAAAATAGAGGCTATCATAAAACCCTTCAAGCTCGACGACGTGGTCGATGCTCTCTCCGAAGTTGGAATTGAAGGTATCACTGTCTCCGAAGTTCGTGGGTTTGGGCGCCAAAAAGGGCGCACTGAAGTATATAAAGGTGCCGAATACGTCGTTGATTTTCTTCCCAAGATAAAACTGGAAGTCGTATTGCCCGCCGCTTTAGTAGACAGCGCTGTCGAAGCAATTCGCAAAACTGCTCATACCGGCAAAATCGGTGATGGGAAAATCTTTGTATTACCAGTTGAATCCGCCCTAAGAATTCGTACGGGTGAAAAAAACGAGGAAGCACTTTAG
- a CDS encoding gamma-glutamylcyclotransferase yields MTATRFFVYGSLTEGMVHYSKIQNFVESLSFARIKATAYRLKVGFPALVKGGSDLVPGQLVELKASDLLISLLDEFYGFNRLDSDKSLYSREEVDVYIEGSSEPVKAWTYFLNPLKLPVNASVIVGGDWKKSIEDQPLMTSKLTEKQATYIQRLGRSSGREIVPIDLTLYRELMNLELIVDKGRRLALSKLGQEVFKHLG; encoded by the coding sequence ATGACTGCAACACGTTTTTTCGTATATGGATCATTGACCGAGGGGATGGTTCATTACTCAAAAATTCAGAACTTCGTGGAATCATTAAGCTTTGCCAGAATCAAGGCAACAGCATATCGACTAAAAGTTGGCTTCCCAGCACTGGTTAAAGGTGGCTCGGATCTGGTGCCGGGTCAGTTAGTGGAGTTAAAAGCCTCCGATTTGCTAATCAGTTTGTTAGACGAATTTTATGGTTTTAACAGATTGGATTCGGACAAGAGCCTTTACTCCAGAGAAGAAGTCGACGTGTACATCGAAGGCTCTTCTGAGCCGGTGAAGGCTTGGACCTATTTTTTAAATCCGCTTAAGCTTCCAGTAAATGCCTCGGTTATTGTTGGTGGTGACTGGAAAAAATCAATCGAAGATCAACCTTTGATGACATCTAAGTTGACTGAAAAACAAGCAACTTATATTCAACGCTTGGGTCGTTCTTCAGGTCGGGAGATCGTACCTATTGATTTGACGCTTTATCGAGAGCTGATGAACCTGGAGTTGATCGTCGATAAGGGTCGCAGATTGGCTCTATCTAAATTGGGCCAAGAGGTATTTAAACATCTTGGATAA
- a CDS encoding tRNA (cytidine(34)-2'-O)-methyltransferase, with translation MDNSNKIFRIVLIEPEIPQNTGNIGRTCVATNCELHIVGKMGFEINDTNVKRAGLDYWPHLTWHHHATFEDWWKLVEDPSRAWFFTTKTKRTYFEPKFQSGDWLVFGKETKGLDPDLLAKFPSQTVTIPMIGEGSRSLNLATSVAIAAYEGVRQIKYT, from the coding sequence TTGGATAATTCGAACAAAATCTTCCGCATCGTTTTGATTGAGCCTGAAATTCCGCAAAATACAGGAAATATCGGGCGCACATGTGTAGCTACGAACTGTGAGTTGCATATCGTGGGGAAGATGGGATTTGAAATCAATGATACCAATGTAAAGCGCGCGGGGCTGGATTACTGGCCTCATCTAACGTGGCATCATCATGCGACGTTTGAAGACTGGTGGAAACTGGTTGAAGACCCTTCGCGTGCCTGGTTCTTTACAACAAAAACAAAACGCACTTATTTTGAACCGAAATTCCAATCGGGCGACTGGTTGGTGTTCGGTAAAGAAACAAAAGGATTGGATCCAGATCTTTTGGCGAAATTTCCATCGCAAACTGTGACTATTCCGATGATCGGTGAAGGTTCCCGCAGTTTGAATCTAGCAACCAGCGTTGCGATTGCCGCTTATGAAGGCGTCAGACAAATCAAGTACACGTAA